The genomic segment aacacattaacaagagaattctgagtaaaaccaaagttactttccctagtaactagttactctgaaagtaacgagtaacttgaagtaactgagttacttttgatagaagtaactagtaatgtaactaagttactaatttaaagtaacttacccaacactgttcataacacacgtgaaaagacccaggaaaaccgagttaatgataaaaacaataacaaaataacgctgaaaaccgataaaaaccctgaaaaccatacatttcacacctgagcctcaactctcgcggcccggtaccaaacgactcacggaccggtaccggtccgaggctcaggggttggggaccgctgctctagcagatcattacatgaaggaaccttttaaatacaagcgcgctcatgctcacaggtgtacacacagggactcacatacacaaactacaccctttttggctcttatctcaaagcacactgtgcgctgtcgatcttacgtgctgcacaataatgtttaatatttagtttttacttttacattcCCATAGattatcgtgatgttgtttactatgttgctctttttttttcttctgcttgttttctcttttttctttctcaacaggtgatccaggtgattgatatatgtattttttgtctgcttattttgttgttttttgtttattgcccTTTATCCCCATCCCTCTTCCccaatgtttttctttccctttctttctcccctttcttttccccagtcaagtctgtcccgtatttaacaagtgaaaataaaataaaataaacaataaaaggtgaatcaactagaccattacggcaagtctgggatggtccatttggtaaagtaaatccgttgggcatctttcttcaccttttgacaataattctgatggcaaaagagccaaatgggacaggcaaaaaaaaagaaaaagaaaaatgtcgacgactaatttaatagtcgacgcgtcgtttgaagctttgtaagatcccaaaagacgcaggaataagtagtaggatttaagagtgtaataacggactgaaacagaagatggcagcactgcatgtccaaggatgccagctgccgttaaaccctgAAGAAGAACAAGCAGTGttccagaattcatagcgcggcccagcacAGTtgtcaacaatggcggcagctagttagttttaatattaaaatagcCTGTATttctaaggaccccaaagcgcccCAAAGGAccccacacacattcacacactggtgatggcaagctacattgtagccacagccaccctggggcgcactgacagaggcgaggctgccagacactggcgccaccgggccctctgaccaccaccagtacgcaacaggtgaagtgtcttgcccaaggacacaccgaccgagactgtccaagccggggctcgaaccagcaaccttgcgattacaaggcgaactcccaactcttgtgCCACGATCACCcctattactcttattattctttctgggtcacaaaataaacgtttaacatattttcaggtgagaatgtagctgtgtaaacctcaaatatctgctcagtttatcaagacaccacatattttcaaaagcgctccgacgttttcggagacgtctgttacccactagctccaTAGCTAGCTGGGGTTGACGGCTCACTAGAGCctgtgagaacaccggactccaagcacatcgttttcaaacctaccgccgtctttcgctactcaggttaaacatgatatataagtcacttagataacttaaaaatgttattgtttggcttttttcagtattttatttgttcctgagtaaatcggtttggctgagattaaagttatagtttttacacagctgaataaatgttaagcagacaactgattatcagaagtgtgagatgctcgacaatatactccggtgtcgtgttatattttagatagcaaggagcagacggctgagtttattaaacttcactgcaacaatctgcaaatgtcatttaaattcaataaactatcatcttgtctttatttttagttaacacATACCTTAAACCCTTacagctgtaagctaatgacagttatataagagcagatgcgtGCTGGtacaataagctgtacgttacacatccaatggatgcatgatctgattagtcgactatcaaaataatcgtttgtggcagccctacatAGGAGTGTGGTGGAGCTCTCTCCGATGCTGGATCATTGCGTGATTTCACAGTAGTCTCTTGGCGAGTTAGTTAAGGTTAGTCTGCCACATTGTGGTGTTGCTGACGGCTGCCTCTTTGTTATTCCCCAGGAGGAGTGTGGAGACGAGAGGGCAGCGAGCACGGGGTGCTCAGACACTGAGGAGTGGAGACAAACAACACTAACACTGGCAAGAGGACATGTCAGAGTCGGGAACGCACtggggatttattgttgtttggaTTATTttgcatcactgtaaataaatgcactgaccTCATCAAAGAGtccagcatttgggtcctccttcccctCATCATAGTCTGCCACGCAGGCCGTGACAGAAAAGCCCACTAAAAGAACGCCCACCAGaccaaagcaatggttttgacttgATCAGcattaaccccgccccctgactTTGATGGGTGAAGctgacaaataaaatgtatttatgaacAGCGATGCAGGGCCAGGAGCAGCAAcgtgaattaaataaatacatcattaaataattcattaaatgtgtcagtaaaataattaaaatagaaaacaaaccaATAATTGATTAAATATGGAATTAACTAATTAGAATTgtacatgaataaataatgaaacattttaaatgaaataaatggataattcattatcaatatatttttttaattgattatgtacattttttaattaattactgaaaaaatgaattcattagtgatgtatttatttaatacaaCCATAAAATTATTGCTAgtttactcaaaataaatttaagacATCAATATTAAAGGTTAAATTATGATAATGAACACATGCAACTATAACTGATGACATAAGAATTTGGATTTTTTAAGCTAAAGCCAAAGTGCTGACTCATTTGGCATGTTACTCTCAAATGTTTTCCCTAATTACAATAACATAATTACACTTTAGCCACAAGAGGGCAGCAACATTAATATAAGTCAAATGTATATAAAGGTACAGTGATTATATTACAGtgattttgacaaaaacaaaacagaagttgATGGCAGTGTGTTTTTCCATGACAGATCTACCAACCAATCACAAGCAGTTTCTCTTGgtagtttttttcccctgaagttCCTCCTTTTGAGAATTGAATAACTTGATCAGAACTCTGTCAAACCCCACTGTTGCAGTTTATCTATCCTGCCCTGTGgttatttatcttttcatttcTGACACTTTCTCAACTTCTTGCAAAAGCAAATGTAGATTGTTAGCAGCTGATAGTGTAACTACTGTAAATCacgggtggctgtagctcaggaggtagagcaggtcacctactgattggaaggttggaggtttgatcccaggctcctccagtctgcatgccaagtgtccttgggcaagatactaaccccaagttgctctccgatgcatccatcggagtatgaatgtgtgtgagtgtagttagaaagcactcagTATAGAGGtagtgcttgtgagaatgggtgtgactgggtgaatgtgcCGTgctgtatagagcgctttgagtactccgggagagtagaacagcgctatataagaatcagtccatttaccaaatgAATGAGTTTTACCTGACTAAAAATCTGGTTTTAAATGGTTTTAGACAAAAATCCATTGAAAAAGATTTCCAAGTAAGGATATGtcagtataaaaataaatgtagcgTTTAATTTACAAATTTCAACTCAAATCACAAACAACAATATCTGACCTGAGTGTTTCCAGTTTCCAGTTTCCAGTCTTCAGTCCAGAAAACAGTATTGTCAAACCTGAGTCCTGGAGgttgttgttactcaggtctagAGCTCTGAGCTCACAGTCTTCTGGTtgaagagaggaggacagaACTTCACATGCTCTCTCTGACAGGCTACAGCTATTCAGCCTAAAAAAAGATATAAATtatcataaataaaattacgataaattaaataataaaaactttataACTTACAGAGCTTTTTtagaggctttgaccactggcagcagcctcagaagagcctcctctgaagcaaagtatttcttcaggtcaaacacatccagatctttttctgatgacagtaagatgaagaccagagctgaccactgagcaggagacagtttatctgtggagagacgtcctgatctcagggactgttggatctcctccagtagagaacgatcattcagttcattcagacagtggaacagattgatgcttttctctggagacagattctcactgagcttctccttGATGTACTGAACTGCTTCTTGATTGGTgtgtgagctacttcctgtctgtgtcatcaGGCCTTGCAAACGAGTTTGATTAGTCTTCAGACCCAAGAGAAAACgaaggaacaagtccaggtgtccattggggctctgtaaggccttgttcacagcacacTGATAGAAGTATTTCTCTGTCCTGGaggttgtttgttgttcttccagctgattgagtccagagttgatgaaggtcagatggacatgaagcgcagccagaaactcctgaacactgagatgaacaaagcagaacaccttgtcctggtacagttgtttctcctctttaaagacctgtgtgaacactcctgagtacactgaggctgctctgatatcgatgccacactctgtcaggtctgattcataaaagatcaggtttcctttctgcagctgatcaaaagccagttttcccagtgactcaatcatcttcctgctctctggactccagtgtggatctgtctcagctcctccatcatacttgaccttcttcactttggcctgaaccaccaggaagtggatgtacatcccAGTCAGGGtgttgggcagctgtcctccctcgctggtttccagcacatcctccagaactgtagcagtgatccagcagaagactgggatgtgacacatgatgtggaggcttcgagctttcttgatgtgggagatgatcctgctggcctgctcctcatctctgaatctcttcctgaagtactcctccttctgtgggtcagtgaaccctctgacctctgtcaccatgtcgACACACtgaggagggatctgattggctgctgcaggtcgtgttgttatccagaggcgagcagaaGGGAGCAGGTTCCCTCtgatgaggtttgtcagcagctcATCCAATGAGGTGGACTTTGTGGTTTCAGTCAGGATTTTAGTTTTGTTGAAGTCCAAAttaagtcgacactcatccagaccatcaagtatgaacacaacctggaagtcttcaagcCTGCAGATTCCTGATTGGTTAGTTTGattaaagaagtgatgaacaagtcccaccaagctgaacttttcctctttcagcacattcagctctctgaaagtgaatggaaatatgaactggatgtcctggttggttttgtcttcagcccagtccaggctgtatttctgtgttaagactgttttcccaatgccagccactccctttgtcagcactgttctgattggttcgtCTCTTCCAGgcgaggctttaaagatgtcttcttgtctgatggttgtttctggtctgtctggtttcctggatgctgtttcaatctgtctgacctcatgttcatcattgacctctgcagtccctccctctgtgatgtagagctctgtgtagatctgattcagaagggttgggcttcctgctttagcgatgccctcaaacacacactggaacttcttcttcagttgGGCTTTAAGTTCACGTTTACAGAGTGGAgcaaatatttctgaaaataaGAAATTCAGAAGAAATAATTATTATACAATAAATATCACAGCCTTTCAGTACCCTGAAAGGATGAATGTCTATTGGTCCATTTCTTGAGCTATTAGGAAAGATCAATATTCAGTATTTAGAGAAATtctcttactgctctgcagatgGTCAGCCATCTCATGCTGCTTAAGTCTCCTCAAGAAGTGGAGTGTGATCTTCAGAAATGCTTCTCTGCAgctctttctttcatcttcatcCTCACCTTCAAACATCTCCTCATCCTCCATCTGGCTCTTTAAAGTTTCTGGGTGATctggactcagaaccttctggatcttcttcagctcgttcttcacaaacatggtgatgttgtcctccagccgCTGGAAAAGAAGACTATATGAATTACCcagtggtaaatggactggttcttatacagcTCTCTGTGATACTCTGTGCACACAAAGcattttatacaacatgcctcattcaacCAAGCACATTGTTCTGTGCTTAAATACTTtctttcacactctgatggCTGCATCAGAGGGCAGCTTGGGTTTAGTACGTTACCCAGTACATTTGCCAGCCAGGGTTTGATTCACAAACCTTCTGACTAGTAGCTGACCTGCTCACCTCCTGAGCTGCAGTCACCCCAATCTgactgaaatcatggagccCAAACTCTGACTTatgttggacacactgacaatccTCTGGTCCACAAAGTGCAGCATAGAGGTGactgaaaagaacaaatgtaAACGTAGTACTACAAACCATAACCACAGAGTCCAGGTGTGTTTGATGTTGCTGTGCAGACTGACCAGTGGAAACCTCTGCTCTCTCCtgctccactctgtggaggagtaATGAATAATTAGCTCATGTTATGTctgtccacacacagacacaagctaAAGGTCCATGAAGTGATGTTTGGATGGGTTCAGTCAATCAGATGACTGTCATGGTGAAGCTTTGCTAGTCCTGGTGATCCCACTGAGAATTAACAACTCAGTTTCCAGATGTCTGTAGTTTTCTGCTCAGTTTCTTTAGTCCCAACAGCTCTTACCATCTCCTGCATAAAGCTTTGCCTCCATGCTCAGATGCCCTGGAACAAGGTGCTCTCTTTATATCAGTGACTGGTTTAAAGGGACAACTTGCAGTGCTCGCCAAACTTTGTGTCAGCAAAAGTAGTTCTAATGTTTATtacactttttacatttttacacacacaaatcaatgAACGCAAAAACATAAACTTTCCAGATATTTTGTTTCACAATgttacaaaactcagttcaCAACTACACAGTCTgatttacaaaatatttatggcCACAGTTTGAGCCGATGTCTGTCCCgagtctgtggactcagtggttttgttttgattCTTATTGTCTTTTGTTACAATTTCATCCTGATGAAGATTTTCTAGTTCtgaggttttggtttctgtgttccctctgtacTGTGTTAgtattgtgtctctgtgttcacttcctgttttattttgacagagcCATGTCCTACGTTAGTGTGTCTacttttgcttccccttgtctgGTTGTGTCCAGTTAATCCTGCTGTGTCTCCCTTTTCTCATTCCCTGATGGCTCTTTTGTGTATATGAGCCCTTTGTTTTCTCCTGcttgttgctggttcgtctgtgttatcTCCCCGTGTCTCCGTTTAAGGTTTCAGgttagttttttagttttttcagtAGAGGTTATCTTAGCTTCTGCACAGGCCATCTCCACTGCACTTCACCGTTtcaataaagctcactcacTTCACAGCAGTGTTGGCATCTTGGGTCCTTTATTAAATTCAACATGGCTCGCCCCGCTAGCCGTGACATGAGATGTGAAAACAATATCCAAAAAACATGAGGGACAAACAGGGAATAGTTTTAAGGTGCAGGGCCAACAAACTGAGTCTAGCCATAAACTCAGAGTTGATTGAATTAGCATTTTGAATTGGCTGATCTGAGTTACTTCAATCAAGTCTATGTTCACTTTGAGTTAAGATTATACATGattaatgtaaaagaaaaaagccatcATCAGCAACTGATTCTGATTCAGCAGGTTTTCAAATCTAaacggtacccatccctagctggctgtagttaaacctttacttaaaaagcatccctagaccagctgtcttagctaattataggccaatctccaacctgaCAATCCTTGGAAGAGTAGTTGGGGGGAGACAATCAGAGGGGCAGTGTGATGATCTTAGGTTACAAACTACCGCAGTCAAGTCATTAAGGGAGACGGGATCAAACTGCTCTAAGACAGCTGAGCACACAGGAGAAAGACTCGGATCTGAGGCAGCAGTCGGCGAGACAAGAGCCCTAATAGATAGAACCTTGTTgttaaaaatgctaaaacatCATCACAAATACTTGGTGAAGAAATGACTCCGACATTATCACGTGAAGGAAGAAAACGATTGAGGACATTAAAAAGTACCTGAGGCCTGTGACTGTTTACTGACACTAAGTTTAAGACAAACTgtgtctgcagtttttacagcttcttggtgagcagaaagacagaaagtcCTTAAAATCTGTAGAGAAACATACAATCTGTCCTTTTTCCATCTCTTTTCAGCTCGTCTACAGTTACGTCTGAGGGAGCGCGTATGTTCATTCAACCACAGCTCTGATAAATGCTGAGCGCGCGTCCTGAACGGAGCAATAGAGTCCAAAATATCAGTGCAGGTAGAATGAAGAATGTCCAAAAGGTCCTCAACACTTTAACAG from the Pelmatolapia mariae isolate MD_Pm_ZW linkage group LG20, Pm_UMD_F_2, whole genome shotgun sequence genome contains:
- the LOC134619387 gene encoding protein NLRC3-like isoform X4; amino-acid sequence: MFVKNELKKIQKVLSPDHPETLKSQMEDEEMFEGEDEDERKSCREAFLKITLHFLRRLKQHEMADHLQSKIFAPLCKRELKAQLKKKFQCVFEGIAKAGSPTLLNQIYTELYITEGGTAEVNDEHEVRQIETASRKPDRPETTIRQEDIFKASPGRDEPIRTVLTKGVAGIGKTVLTQKYSLDWAEDKTNQDIQFIFPFTFRELNVLKEEKFSLVGLVHHFFNQTNQSGICRLEDFQVVFILDGLDECRLNLDFNKTKILTETTKSTSLDELLTNLIRGNLLPSARLWITTRPAAANQIPPQCVDMVTEVRGFTDPQKEEYFRKRFRDEEQASRIISHIKKARSLHIMCHIPVFCWITATVLEDVLETSEGGQLPNTLTGMYIHFLVVQAKVKKVKYDGGAETDPHWSPESRKMIESLGKLAFDQLQKGNLIFYESDLTECGIDIRAASVYSGVFTQVFKEEKQLYQDKVFCFVHLSVQEFLAALHVHLTFINSGLNQLEEQQTTSRTEKYFYQCAVNKALQSPNGHLDLFLRFLLGLKTNQTRLQGLMTQTGSSSHTNQEAVQYIKEKLSENLSPEKSINLFHCLNELNDRSLLEEIQQSLRSGRLSTDKLSPAQWSALVFILLSSEKDLDVFDLKKYFASEEALLRLLPVVKASKKALLNSCSLSERACEVLSSSLQPEDCELRALDLSNNNLQDSGLTILFSGLKTGNWKLETLRLSVCNLSERSCETLSSLLSSQPSSLRQLDLSNNDLKDSGVKVLSSGLKSPYCELETLRLSGCLITEEGCKSLVSAFSSSCSHLKELDLSYNNPGEAGVKMLEQLRLDTLRVEPAGVRWLRPGLRKYSCQLTIDTNTVNTKLQLSDNNRKVTCVEVVQSYPDHPDRFDVCEQLLCRDGLTGRCYWEVEWTMRAWISVSYRGIKRKGRSDECVFGRNDQSWRLFCSDHGSSVWHNNRETPFSSSSSSSVSNRVAVYVDCPAGTLSFYRVSSDTLIHLHTFHTTFTETLYPGFAFWAPSNGFYSGLYLQSAKTAKRIFHGPESVTLCS
- the LOC134619387 gene encoding protein NLRC3-like isoform X1 — protein: MLSSMDQCEDREEGVPPSKSTLCGEHESQTKAQSPELWGVPGSAGHNPKTNPEPGPEPSCVSLKSNMSKGIVENFNKRLLCDKEINKRPESPGPEPSCVSLKSNVSKGVGDDFKGCSSAAERVEQERAEVSTGQSAQQHQTHLDSVVMRLEDNITMFVKNELKKIQKVLSPDHPETLKSQMEDEEMFEGEDEDERKSCREAFLKITLHFLRRLKQHEMADHLQSKIFAPLCKRELKAQLKKKFQCVFEGIAKAGSPTLLNQIYTELYITEGGTAEVNDEHEVRQIETASRKPDRPETTIRQEDIFKASPGRDEPIRTVLTKGVAGIGKTVLTQKYSLDWAEDKTNQDIQFIFPFTFRELNVLKEEKFSLVGLVHHFFNQTNQSGICRLEDFQVVFILDGLDECRLNLDFNKTKILTETTKSTSLDELLTNLIRGNLLPSARLWITTRPAAANQIPPQCVDMVTEVRGFTDPQKEEYFRKRFRDEEQASRIISHIKKARSLHIMCHIPVFCWITATVLEDVLETSEGGQLPNTLTGMYIHFLVVQAKVKKVKYDGGAETDPHWSPESRKMIESLGKLAFDQLQKGNLIFYESDLTECGIDIRAASVYSGVFTQVFKEEKQLYQDKVFCFVHLSVQEFLAALHVHLTFINSGLNQLEEQQTTSRTEKYFYQCAVNKALQSPNGHLDLFLRFLLGLKTNQTRLQGLMTQTGSSSHTNQEAVQYIKEKLSENLSPEKSINLFHCLNELNDRSLLEEIQQSLRSGRLSTDKLSPAQWSALVFILLSSEKDLDVFDLKKYFASEEALLRLLPVVKASKKALLNSCSLSERACEVLSSSLQPEDCELRALDLSNNNLQDSGLTILFSGLKTGNWKLETLRLSVCNLSERSCETLSSLLSSQPSSLRQLDLSNNDLKDSGVKVLSSGLKSPYCELETLRLSGCLITEEGCKSLVSAFSSSCSHLKELDLSYNNPGEAGVKMLEQLRLDTLRVEPAGVRWLRPGLRKYSCQLTIDTNTVNTKLQLSDNNRKVTCVEVVQSYPDHPDRFDVCEQLLCRDGLTGRCYWEVEWTMRAWISVSYRGIKRKGRSDECVFGRNDQSWRLFCSDHGSSVWHNNRETPFSSSSSSSVSNRVAVYVDCPAGTLSFYRVSSDTLIHLHTFHTTFTETLYPGFAFWAPSNGFYSGLYLQSAKTAKRIFHGPESVTLCS
- the LOC134619387 gene encoding protein NLRC3-like isoform X2; translated protein: MLSMDQCEDREEGVPPSKSTLCGEHESQTKAQSPELWGVPGSAGHNPKTNPEPGPEPSCVSLKSNMSKGIVENFNKRLLCDKEINKRPESPGPEPSCVSLKSNVSKGVGDDFKGCSSAAERVEQERAEVSTGQSAQQHQTHLDSVVMRLEDNITMFVKNELKKIQKVLSPDHPETLKSQMEDEEMFEGEDEDERKSCREAFLKITLHFLRRLKQHEMADHLQSKIFAPLCKRELKAQLKKKFQCVFEGIAKAGSPTLLNQIYTELYITEGGTAEVNDEHEVRQIETASRKPDRPETTIRQEDIFKASPGRDEPIRTVLTKGVAGIGKTVLTQKYSLDWAEDKTNQDIQFIFPFTFRELNVLKEEKFSLVGLVHHFFNQTNQSGICRLEDFQVVFILDGLDECRLNLDFNKTKILTETTKSTSLDELLTNLIRGNLLPSARLWITTRPAAANQIPPQCVDMVTEVRGFTDPQKEEYFRKRFRDEEQASRIISHIKKARSLHIMCHIPVFCWITATVLEDVLETSEGGQLPNTLTGMYIHFLVVQAKVKKVKYDGGAETDPHWSPESRKMIESLGKLAFDQLQKGNLIFYESDLTECGIDIRAASVYSGVFTQVFKEEKQLYQDKVFCFVHLSVQEFLAALHVHLTFINSGLNQLEEQQTTSRTEKYFYQCAVNKALQSPNGHLDLFLRFLLGLKTNQTRLQGLMTQTGSSSHTNQEAVQYIKEKLSENLSPEKSINLFHCLNELNDRSLLEEIQQSLRSGRLSTDKLSPAQWSALVFILLSSEKDLDVFDLKKYFASEEALLRLLPVVKASKKALLNSCSLSERACEVLSSSLQPEDCELRALDLSNNNLQDSGLTILFSGLKTGNWKLETLRLSVCNLSERSCETLSSLLSSQPSSLRQLDLSNNDLKDSGVKVLSSGLKSPYCELETLRLSGCLITEEGCKSLVSAFSSSCSHLKELDLSYNNPGEAGVKMLEQLRLDTLRVEPAGVRWLRPGLRKYSCQLTIDTNTVNTKLQLSDNNRKVTCVEVVQSYPDHPDRFDVCEQLLCRDGLTGRCYWEVEWTMRAWISVSYRGIKRKGRSDECVFGRNDQSWRLFCSDHGSSVWHNNRETPFSSSSSSSVSNRVAVYVDCPAGTLSFYRVSSDTLIHLHTFHTTFTETLYPGFAFWAPSNGFYSGLYLQSAKTAKRIFHGPESVTLCS
- the LOC134619387 gene encoding protein NLRC3-like isoform X3, encoding MDQCEDREEGVPPSKSTLCGEHESQTKAQSPELWGVPGSAGHNPKTNPEPGPEPSCVSLKSNMSKGIVENFNKRLLCDKEINKRPESPGPEPSCVSLKSNVSKGVGDDFKGCSSAAERVEQERAEVSTGQSAQQHQTHLDSVVMRLEDNITMFVKNELKKIQKVLSPDHPETLKSQMEDEEMFEGEDEDERKSCREAFLKITLHFLRRLKQHEMADHLQSKIFAPLCKRELKAQLKKKFQCVFEGIAKAGSPTLLNQIYTELYITEGGTAEVNDEHEVRQIETASRKPDRPETTIRQEDIFKASPGRDEPIRTVLTKGVAGIGKTVLTQKYSLDWAEDKTNQDIQFIFPFTFRELNVLKEEKFSLVGLVHHFFNQTNQSGICRLEDFQVVFILDGLDECRLNLDFNKTKILTETTKSTSLDELLTNLIRGNLLPSARLWITTRPAAANQIPPQCVDMVTEVRGFTDPQKEEYFRKRFRDEEQASRIISHIKKARSLHIMCHIPVFCWITATVLEDVLETSEGGQLPNTLTGMYIHFLVVQAKVKKVKYDGGAETDPHWSPESRKMIESLGKLAFDQLQKGNLIFYESDLTECGIDIRAASVYSGVFTQVFKEEKQLYQDKVFCFVHLSVQEFLAALHVHLTFINSGLNQLEEQQTTSRTEKYFYQCAVNKALQSPNGHLDLFLRFLLGLKTNQTRLQGLMTQTGSSSHTNQEAVQYIKEKLSENLSPEKSINLFHCLNELNDRSLLEEIQQSLRSGRLSTDKLSPAQWSALVFILLSSEKDLDVFDLKKYFASEEALLRLLPVVKASKKALLNSCSLSERACEVLSSSLQPEDCELRALDLSNNNLQDSGLTILFSGLKTGNWKLETLRLSVCNLSERSCETLSSLLSSQPSSLRQLDLSNNDLKDSGVKVLSSGLKSPYCELETLRLSGCLITEEGCKSLVSAFSSSCSHLKELDLSYNNPGEAGVKMLEQLRLDTLRVEPAGVRWLRPGLRKYSCQLTIDTNTVNTKLQLSDNNRKVTCVEVVQSYPDHPDRFDVCEQLLCRDGLTGRCYWEVEWTMRAWISVSYRGIKRKGRSDECVFGRNDQSWRLFCSDHGSSVWHNNRETPFSSSSSSSVSNRVAVYVDCPAGTLSFYRVSSDTLIHLHTFHTTFTETLYPGFAFWAPSNGFYSGLYLQSAKTAKRIFHGPESVTLCS